CCAAGGTGCGCGAATTCCTGCGCGGCCTGCTGGCCAACAACGTCGACAAGCTGCAGGTTCCGGGCAAGGCGCTGTATTCCTGCATGCTCAACCGCGACGGCGGCGTGATCGACGACCTGATCGTCTATTATTTTTCCGAAGACTGGTTCCGCCTGGTGGTCAATGCCGGCACCGCCGAAAAAGACGTCGCCTGGATCAGCCAGCAGAACGAGGCGACCGGCAGCGCCGTCACCATCACCCAGCGCCGCGATCGCAGTGAAGCTAACAGCGATCCGATCGCCCTGATCGCCGTGCAGGGACCGAACGCCCGCGCCAAGGTGTGGCAGGTGCTGCCCACTACCCGCGAGGCCTCCGAGCCGCTCAAGCCCTTCAATGTCGTGATCGTGCCCGATACCGCCTTTGGCGAAGTGATGGTGGCGCGCACCGGCTATACCGGCGAAGACGGTTTCGAAATCGGTGTCGCGGCAAGCCAGGTCGAGGCATTGTGGAACGCCTTCGTCGGCGCCGGCATCAAGCCGGCCGGCCTGGGCGCGCGCGACACGCTGCGCCTGGAGGCGGGCATGAACCTGTACGGCCAGGACATGGACGACCAGGTCAATCCATTCGACGCCGGCCTGGCCTGGACCATCGACCTGGTCTCGGAGCGCGATTTCATCGGCAAGGCCGCCTTGCAGGCGCAAGGCCAGAACGCCCAATTCGTTGGCTTGATTCTGCGCGAAAAAGGCGGAATCCTGCGCGCCCACCAGAAGGTGGTCAGCGCCTCAGGCAAGGTCGGCGAGATCACCAGCGGCACCTTCAGCCCGAGCATGCAGCAGGCGATCGCGCTGGCGCGCGTGCCGCTCGACGTTGCGATCGGCGACACCGTGCACGTCGAGATTCGCGACAAGAAGCTCGCTGCCAGCGTGGTGAAGCTGCCGTTCGTGCGTAACGGCAAAGTGCTCGCAGCCTAAAAAGAACAATTGTTATACTTGCCGCCTAATTGGCAACCACTACTGACAGTCTTATCTACCGGAGCTTTTACATGAATATCCCAACCGACCTGAAATACACCGAGTCCCACGAGTGGGTACGCCGCGAGGCTGACGGCACGCTGACCGTTGGCATTACCGAGTACGCGCAGGATGCGCTGGGTGACATCGTGTTCGTCGAACTGCCGCAGGTCGGCAAGACATTCACCGCCGGTGGCGACGCTGCGGTGGTCGAGTCGGTCAAGGCCGCCAGCGACATCTACGCACCGGTTGCCGGCACCGTCACCGAAGTGAACCAGCCGGTCGC
Above is a genomic segment from Massilia sp. H6 containing:
- the gcvT gene encoding glycine cleavage system aminomethyltransferase GcvT, with the protein product MTLKATPLNSAHRSLGAKMVDFGGWDMPVNYGSQIEEHHAVRQDAGMFDVSHMCVVDLKGAKVREFLRGLLANNVDKLQVPGKALYSCMLNRDGGVIDDLIVYYFSEDWFRLVVNAGTAEKDVAWISQQNEATGSAVTITQRRDRSEANSDPIALIAVQGPNARAKVWQVLPTTREASEPLKPFNVVIVPDTAFGEVMVARTGYTGEDGFEIGVAASQVEALWNAFVGAGIKPAGLGARDTLRLEAGMNLYGQDMDDQVNPFDAGLAWTIDLVSERDFIGKAALQAQGQNAQFVGLILREKGGILRAHQKVVSASGKVGEITSGTFSPSMQQAIALARVPLDVAIGDTVHVEIRDKKLAASVVKLPFVRNGKVLAA
- the gcvH gene encoding glycine cleavage system protein GcvH; the protein is MNIPTDLKYTESHEWVRREADGTLTVGITEYAQDALGDIVFVELPQVGKTFTAGGDAAVVESVKAASDIYAPVAGTVTEVNQPVADAPDSINSDAFGAWLFKLKPTDAGAVDKLMDADAYAKATGN